A region of Moorena producens PAL-8-15-08-1 DNA encodes the following proteins:
- a CDS encoding carboxypeptidase M32 yields MQTTEKTQPKLLNLKKRLSEINDLEAAASLLYWDQATYMPPGGAAARGRQLATLQKIAHSKFTDPAMGELLEGLRPYEETLPYFSDEASLIRCTRKNYHRAVQVPAEFMGEFSEHRTETYSVWVKARATNDFAAVRPYLEKTLDLSREMAYFFPGYEHIADPLIDFADYGMKVSILRRLFYQLREELVPIVEAITTQSPTDDNCLHQRYPEEQQLDLTLKVMKQMGYDFERGRQDQTHHPFMINFSTGDVRITTRVDEDDLSQALFSSIHEMGHGLYEQGIRRDLEGTPLACGTSSGVHESQSRLWENIVGRSRGFWKFFYPQVQSYFPSQLGNVSLDAFYQAINKVQRSVIRTDADEVTYNLHVMIRFDLELMMLEGRLQVRDLPEAWNERYREDLGVVPQNDSDGVLQDVHWYTGQIGGMFQCYTLGNLMSAQFFEAAVMEQTEILPKIEQGNFSTLHNWLKDNIYQHGCKYTAAELIKSVTGTALRIDPFIRYIRQKYGQLYML; encoded by the coding sequence ATGCAGACTACCGAAAAAACTCAACCGAAACTTCTCAACCTCAAAAAACGCCTTAGTGAAATTAACGACTTAGAAGCAGCCGCATCTTTGTTGTACTGGGATCAAGCCACCTATATGCCTCCCGGTGGTGCAGCTGCTAGGGGACGTCAGCTGGCTACTCTACAAAAAATTGCCCATAGTAAATTTACTGACCCAGCCATGGGCGAACTCCTGGAAGGGTTACGCCCCTATGAAGAAACTCTACCTTACTTTTCTGACGAAGCTAGCCTAATCCGCTGCACTAGAAAAAATTACCACAGAGCCGTGCAGGTGCCAGCGGAATTTATGGGAGAATTCTCTGAACATCGGACAGAAACGTACAGTGTTTGGGTAAAGGCACGAGCCACCAACGACTTTGCAGCAGTGCGCCCTTACTTGGAAAAAACTCTTGACCTCAGCCGTGAAATGGCTTATTTTTTCCCAGGTTACGAACATATCGCTGACCCGTTAATTGACTTTGCTGACTATGGGATGAAAGTCTCTATTTTGCGGAGGCTTTTTTATCAGTTGCGAGAGGAATTAGTGCCAATTGTCGAGGCTATTACTACCCAAAGTCCCACCGATGACAACTGTTTACACCAACGATATCCTGAAGAGCAACAGTTAGATTTGACTCTCAAGGTCATGAAGCAAATGGGGTATGACTTTGAGCGGGGAAGGCAAGATCAAACCCATCACCCATTTATGATCAACTTCTCTACCGGTGATGTGCGCATTACGACCCGTGTTGATGAAGATGACCTGAGTCAGGCTCTATTTAGCAGCATCCATGAAATGGGTCATGGTCTTTATGAGCAAGGAATTAGGCGAGATTTGGAAGGCACTCCTCTTGCCTGTGGGACATCCTCGGGTGTCCACGAGAGCCAGTCCCGACTTTGGGAAAATATTGTTGGGCGTAGTCGGGGCTTCTGGAAATTTTTCTATCCCCAAGTACAATCCTACTTCCCCTCCCAACTGGGTAATGTTTCCCTCGATGCCTTTTATCAGGCAATCAACAAGGTGCAGCGGTCTGTAATCCGCACGGATGCTGATGAAGTGACTTACAATCTCCACGTCATGATCCGCTTTGACTTAGAACTGATGATGCTCGAGGGTAGGCTGCAGGTGAGGGATTTACCGGAAGCCTGGAATGAACGCTATCGTGAAGATTTAGGGGTTGTTCCCCAGAATGACAGTGACGGGGTGTTGCAAGATGTTCACTGGTACACTGGTCAGATTGGGGGAATGTTCCAATGCTACACCTTGGGTAACTTGATGAGCGCCCAGTTTTTTGAAGCCGCAGTAATGGAACAGACTGAAATTCTACCAAAAATTGAGCAAGGAAACTTTAGTACGCTCCATAATTGGTTGAAGGACAACATTTACCAACATGGTTGCAAATACACAGCGGCTGAATTGATTAAGAGCGTCACTGGTACTGCTTTACGCATCGATCCATTCATCCGCTACATCCGGCAGAAGTATGGGCAGCTTTACATGCTTTAA
- a CDS encoding peptidase, producing MGSRWYKNNQQLWIALLIGGVTCLLVMLIQSSTAAGLYPKFNRLTEASSAILASMPVTSPALPAPKPHPLPTPLAQWQDPTGSGDYFSEIKGTPLGYLIWSQFPVKVYVQQPQPPPVVDAKQQRFQQWVDAVLKAVAEWGVYLPLELVDQEELADISILRSRPPLKVSLNRETGTFDWSRARSAVTSYEFYLGQSISAPEQIVDNLLLHKFTILLSPEQSIDYTLATARHELGHALGIWGHSPLETDALYFSQVRNPPTISARDINTLKRIYEQPTRLGWPLLKVKGKS from the coding sequence TTGGGGAGTAGGTGGTATAAAAACAATCAGCAGCTATGGATAGCCCTGTTAATAGGGGGTGTCACTTGTCTGTTAGTGATGTTGATTCAGTCCAGCACCGCAGCCGGTTTATACCCAAAGTTTAACCGATTAACAGAAGCCTCCTCTGCTATCCTGGCTTCGATGCCAGTCACCTCACCTGCCCTACCAGCTCCTAAGCCTCACCCTCTACCAACTCCCCTTGCCCAGTGGCAAGACCCTACCGGCAGCGGTGATTATTTTTCTGAAATCAAGGGGACTCCCTTAGGTTATCTGATCTGGTCTCAGTTTCCCGTCAAGGTTTATGTGCAACAGCCCCAACCACCGCCTGTGGTTGATGCTAAGCAGCAGCGCTTCCAACAATGGGTTGATGCGGTGCTAAAGGCGGTGGCAGAATGGGGGGTTTATTTGCCTCTAGAACTAGTTGACCAGGAGGAATTAGCAGATATATCGATTTTGCGATCGCGCCCTCCTCTAAAAGTTTCCTTGAACCGTGAGACCGGAACCTTTGATTGGTCTCGCGCTCGCTCAGCCGTTACTAGCTATGAATTTTACCTGGGGCAATCCATCAGTGCGCCAGAGCAAATAGTAGATAATTTATTATTACATAAGTTTACCATACTTCTCTCCCCTGAGCAATCCATTGACTACACCCTTGCCACTGCCCGTCACGAACTGGGTCATGCACTAGGTATTTGGGGTCATTCTCCTTTAGAAACTGATGCGCTATACTTTTCCCAAGTTCGCAATCCCCCGACAATTTCTGCTAGAGACATCAATACCCTCAAACGAATATACGAACAGCCAACTCGCTTGGGATGGCCTTTGCTCAAGGTAAAAGGTAAAAGCTAA
- the secG gene encoding preprotein translocase subunit SecG: MVNQILQIIWVLSGLGLIILVLLHSPKGDGLGGIGGQAQLFTSTKSAEKALNRVTWILAITFMSLTVILSAGWLNQ, encoded by the coding sequence ATGGTTAATCAAATCCTGCAAATTATTTGGGTTTTATCTGGCTTGGGTCTGATTATTTTGGTTTTGCTCCATAGTCCCAAGGGAGATGGCCTTGGCGGTATCGGTGGTCAAGCTCAGCTGTTTACCAGCACCAAGAGTGCCGAGAAAGCCCTGAACCGGGTGACCTGGATCTTGGCGATTACCTTTATGAGCTTGACAGTGATTTTAAGTGCAGGTTGGTTAAATCAGTAG
- the gpmI gene encoding 2,3-bisphosphoglycerate-independent phosphoglycerate mutase — protein sequence MRQAPVSPVVLVILDGWGYREVTDANGIALAETPVMDSLWAAYPSTLIRTSGKDVGLPEGQMGNSEVGHLNIGAGRVVPQELVRISDAVENGTLNDNQAIVQACREVKSRGGKMHIVGLCSEGGVHSHLNHLLGLLALAKAQNLSEVYIHAITDGRDTKPTDGIEAIQKIQDYIDQVGIGCIATISGRYYAMDRDRRWERISKAYEVMTQDGPGNAISAVQFLKESYESEITDEFILPTRLTPGAVTAGDGVIFFNFRPDRARQLTQAFVDPNFDGFEREQIKPLTFATFTQYDPSFPVLVAFEPQNLTNILGEVISQHGLRQFRTAETEKYAHVTYFFNGGLEVPFEGEDRKLVQSPMVPTYDKAPAMSATEVTDEVIAAIEKRIYSLVVINYANTDMVGHTGNVEACIEAVETVDRCIGRLIDRIIKVGGTTLITADHGNAETMRDETGNPWTAHTTNPVPFILVEGEKLKIPGHGTEVALRCDGCLADIAPTILEILQLPQPKEMTGRSMIQPAKLEVRNNRTPVRVSL from the coding sequence ATGAGGCAAGCACCTGTTTCTCCTGTGGTGCTAGTTATCTTAGACGGTTGGGGTTACCGCGAAGTAACTGATGCCAATGGGATAGCCCTAGCAGAAACCCCTGTAATGGACAGCCTCTGGGCGGCCTATCCGAGTACATTAATTCGCACCTCTGGAAAGGACGTGGGACTCCCAGAGGGTCAAATGGGCAATTCGGAAGTGGGGCACTTGAATATAGGTGCTGGGCGTGTGGTGCCTCAAGAACTTGTGCGCATCTCTGATGCGGTGGAAAATGGCACTTTAAACGATAACCAAGCTATTGTGCAAGCATGCCGAGAGGTTAAATCTCGGGGTGGGAAGATGCACATCGTGGGTTTGTGTTCTGAGGGTGGGGTACACTCCCATCTCAATCACCTCCTAGGATTGCTAGCGCTAGCCAAAGCCCAAAATCTATCTGAGGTCTATATCCACGCGATTACCGATGGTCGTGATACTAAACCGACCGACGGCATTGAAGCAATTCAAAAAATTCAAGATTATATTGATCAAGTTGGCATTGGATGCATAGCCACCATTAGTGGTCGCTACTACGCCATGGATCGAGACCGACGCTGGGAAAGGATTTCAAAAGCCTATGAAGTCATGACTCAGGATGGTCCTGGAAATGCTATCTCAGCAGTACAATTCCTCAAGGAGTCTTATGAGTCAGAGATTACTGACGAATTTATCTTGCCCACACGGCTTACTCCTGGAGCTGTGACAGCAGGAGATGGAGTAATTTTCTTTAACTTCCGTCCAGACAGAGCCAGACAGCTGACCCAAGCCTTCGTGGATCCTAACTTTGATGGCTTTGAGCGGGAACAGATCAAACCCCTAACCTTTGCCACCTTTACCCAGTATGACCCCAGTTTTCCGGTATTGGTCGCCTTTGAACCTCAGAACTTGACTAATATTCTGGGGGAAGTTATATCCCAGCATGGGTTGCGCCAATTCCGAACTGCGGAAACAGAAAAATACGCCCACGTCACTTACTTTTTTAATGGTGGTCTAGAAGTTCCTTTCGAGGGTGAAGACCGGAAATTGGTGCAAAGTCCGATGGTACCAACCTATGATAAAGCACCAGCCATGTCAGCTACGGAAGTGACCGATGAAGTGATCGCAGCCATCGAAAAACGCATTTACTCCCTGGTAGTGATTAACTATGCCAACACTGATATGGTGGGCCATACTGGCAATGTGGAAGCCTGCATAGAAGCAGTGGAAACCGTAGACCGCTGCATAGGACGCTTAATTGATAGGATTATTAAAGTTGGTGGCACTACCCTGATTACTGCTGACCACGGCAACGCCGAGACTATGCGCGATGAGACAGGTAATCCTTGGACAGCTCACACGACAAACCCAGTACCCTTTATCCTAGTAGAAGGGGAAAAATTAAAAATCCCTGGACATGGTACAGAAGTTGCATTGCGCTGTGATGGATGTCTGGCAGATATTGCCCCGACCATCTTGGAAATCTTGCAACTTCCCCAGCCAAAAGAAATGACTGGGCGTTCTATGATCCAACCCGCTAAGTTGGAAGTCCGTAATAATCGGACACCCGTGCGAGTTTCTCTATAA
- the purN gene encoding phosphoribosylglycinamide formyltransferase: MTANLTSPESSPSLISPTISRPQTVDSLGTTSPLKLGVMASGSGSNFEAIASAIANGQLNAQIQVLIYNNPGIKALARAEKYGIPAVLHNHRHTKKREDFDQQIVETLRQYEVEWVVMAGWMRVVTQVLLDAFPNRILNIHPSVLPSFKGVRAVEQALEAGVKITGCTVHLVSLDVDSGPILFQAAVPVLPHDTSETLHARIQVQEHRIIVDAIALINS; the protein is encoded by the coding sequence ATGACTGCCAATCTAACTTCTCCAGAGTCCAGCCCCAGTTTGATTTCCCCTACCATTTCTCGACCACAGACCGTAGACTCTTTAGGGACTACTTCCCCTCTGAAACTGGGAGTGATGGCTTCCGGAAGTGGGAGTAACTTTGAAGCGATAGCTAGTGCGATCGCTAACGGCCAACTCAATGCCCAAATTCAAGTACTCATTTACAATAATCCAGGCATTAAAGCATTAGCTAGAGCTGAAAAATACGGGATTCCAGCAGTCCTACATAATCACCGGCACACCAAAAAACGGGAAGATTTCGATCAACAAATTGTCGAAACTTTACGACAGTATGAGGTGGAGTGGGTCGTGATGGCTGGTTGGATGCGAGTGGTGACACAGGTACTCCTAGACGCTTTTCCTAATCGGATTCTCAATATCCATCCCAGCGTATTACCTAGTTTCAAAGGTGTGCGGGCGGTGGAACAAGCCCTTGAGGCTGGGGTAAAAATTACAGGGTGTACGGTTCACCTGGTAAGTCTAGATGTTGACAGTGGTCCCATCCTTTTCCAGGCAGCTGTTCCTGTGCTACCCCATGATACCTCAGAAACCCTCCATGCCCGGATTCAAGTCCAAGAACATCGGATTATAGTCGATGCGATCGCATTAATCAATTCTTAA
- a CDS encoding CPBP family intramembrane glutamic endopeptidase produces MTKQIPDNPELEPLTRIQVLVAMGITAVVLLIFAKLWLQLGKLTLLPIKFTPNALLIGLAMGLGITGASGLVYRLWPAYRQSAEVYLKLILKPLIIPDLMWLGLLPGMSEELLFRGVMLPAVGLNAIGIIASSMLFGILHLSGIQQWPYVVWATLVGLLLGYSAVATDNLLVPIVAHIVTNFVSSLVWKLGNLENTT; encoded by the coding sequence GTGACAAAACAAATTCCCGATAATCCCGAACTTGAACCCCTAACCCGCATCCAAGTACTAGTGGCAATGGGTATAACTGCCGTAGTCTTACTCATCTTTGCCAAGCTATGGCTGCAACTAGGCAAGCTCACTCTCCTCCCCATCAAATTTACCCCCAATGCCCTACTTATAGGACTAGCCATGGGGTTGGGAATTACTGGAGCCAGTGGCTTAGTGTATCGTCTTTGGCCAGCTTATCGCCAGAGTGCAGAAGTATACCTAAAGTTAATTCTCAAGCCCCTAATCATACCAGATTTAATGTGGCTAGGACTGTTGCCTGGTATGAGTGAAGAATTACTGTTTCGGGGTGTCATGTTGCCAGCAGTAGGGTTGAATGCTATCGGTATCATAGCCTCCAGTATGCTATTTGGGATTTTGCATCTAAGCGGTATCCAACAATGGCCCTATGTAGTTTGGGCAACCCTTGTTGGTTTGCTTCTCGGGTATAGTGCGGTAGCAACAGACAATTTACTCGTACCAATTGTAGCTCATATCGTGACCAACTTTGTCTCTAGCTTGGTATGGAAATTGGGTAATCTAGAAAATACAACATAG
- a CDS encoding DUF3326 domain-containing protein, producing MNQRPYTVVLIIPTGVGASIGGYAGDALPVARAIAQVSDRLITHPNVLNGAQLYWNLPNAFYVEGYGLDKFAAGCWGLRPVHQNRVGLLLDQGIEPELRLRHLQAADATRATLGLNLTDYVVTDAPLNVELRTAASGASWGTIGNPDSLLRAAQVLIEQAGANAIAVVVRFPDDIDSQALQDYRHGRGVDPLAGAEAIISHLIVRTFQIPCAHAPALMPLPIDPKLSPRSAAEELGYTFLPCVLVGLSRAPQFVVNQKNFPSSLANPDSQRISSKPGDIWADDDVDAIVIPATACGGSAMLSFSQLQTQIIAVEENQTTMEVPPEPLGIKAIRVNSYLEALGLLVSHRAGISPKALSPSLSSLGRLNFCDKTNSR from the coding sequence GTGAATCAACGTCCCTATACCGTTGTTTTAATTATTCCTACTGGTGTAGGAGCCTCAATTGGTGGCTATGCCGGGGATGCCTTGCCAGTGGCTAGAGCGATCGCACAAGTTAGCGATCGCTTAATCACCCATCCCAATGTCCTCAATGGTGCCCAGTTGTACTGGAACTTACCCAACGCCTTCTATGTAGAAGGCTATGGCCTTGACAAATTTGCCGCTGGATGCTGGGGATTACGCCCTGTACATCAGAACCGGGTGGGATTACTCCTGGATCAGGGGATTGAACCAGAACTACGGTTGAGACACCTACAAGCAGCAGATGCCACCAGAGCTACCCTAGGACTGAATCTAACCGACTACGTAGTCACAGATGCTCCCTTAAATGTAGAACTGCGCACAGCAGCATCTGGAGCGAGTTGGGGAACAATTGGAAATCCCGATAGTTTATTGCGAGCAGCCCAAGTCTTGATTGAGCAAGCCGGAGCAAATGCGATCGCAGTAGTCGTGCGTTTTCCCGATGACATTGATAGTCAAGCATTGCAAGATTACCGTCATGGTCGAGGGGTAGACCCCCTCGCTGGTGCTGAAGCCATTATCAGTCACTTGATTGTTCGGACCTTTCAAATTCCCTGTGCTCATGCACCAGCATTGATGCCTTTACCCATCGATCCTAAATTGTCACCTCGTTCAGCAGCAGAGGAATTGGGCTATACCTTCTTACCCTGTGTTTTAGTAGGATTGAGTCGCGCTCCCCAATTTGTGGTCAACCAAAAAAATTTTCCCTCTTCCCTTGCTAATCCAGATTCTCAAAGGATTTCCTCAAAACCGGGGGACATCTGGGCTGATGATGATGTAGATGCGATTGTCATACCAGCAACCGCCTGTGGTGGTAGTGCAATGTTAAGCTTTAGCCAGCTGCAAACCCAGATCATTGCCGTTGAAGAAAACCAAACTACCATGGAAGTACCTCCAGAACCTTTGGGAATTAAAGCCATACGAGTAAACTCATATTTAGAGGCTCTAGGCTTGCTGGTTAGCCATCGTGCTGGGATCAGTCCTAAAGCTCTGAGTCCATCCCTATCATCCCTGGGTCGCTTAAATTTTTGTGACAAAACAAATTCCCGATAA
- a CDS encoding 2Fe-2S iron-sulfur cluster-binding protein, which produces MPKTYTVEFNHKGNTYTIEVPEDQKILEAGHGAGIDLPSSCTAGVCTTCAAKRVGEGSVDQADGMGLGPELQAEGYVLLCVAYPRSNLKFDTEKEDEVYDRQFGQP; this is translated from the coding sequence ATGCCCAAGACTTACACCGTCGAATTTAATCACAAAGGCAACACATACACTATAGAGGTGCCAGAGGATCAAAAAATTCTTGAAGCTGGCCATGGGGCGGGGATAGATTTACCCAGTTCCTGCACCGCTGGAGTCTGTACCACTTGCGCTGCTAAACGAGTAGGAGAAGGCAGTGTAGACCAAGCCGATGGCATGGGTTTAGGACCAGAACTCCAAGCAGAAGGGTATGTGCTGCTGTGTGTAGCTTATCCCCGCTCTAACCTCAAATTTGACACGGAAAAAGAAGATGAAGTGTACGACCGGCAGTTTGGTCAGCCGTGA